One Simkaniaceae bacterium genomic window, AATCATTAACTCTAAATCCATAAGCTCCGAAACTTTCCGCGAATTTAACAAAGTCAATTTTTCCAAATTCAACAACAGTTTCCCTATTATATTTCATAAGCTGCTGCTGCTTGACCATATCATATGCATGATCAACCCAAATACAATGGACAAAATGAATTTTCTCTCTTACAGCTGTTTCTAATTCCATTGCCGAGAAACAAAACCCTCCATCTCCTGATATAGAAATGACCTTTTGTTTCGGTTTTGCCAATTTTGCAGCAATTGCCCAGGGCAAAGAAACTCCGAGAGTTTGCTGTCCATTGCTAAAAAGGAGATGATGCGGGCGATAGGTATAAAAATATCGAGCTAGCCACATATAATGAGTCCCCACATCACCGATTACGATAGTCTCCTCATCAATAGCTTTATGTAAGTCAGAAATGAATCTCAGAGGATGCACCTTCACACCTGAGATTTCCGCTTCCATATTTTGCACTTCTATTAACTTCTCTTGCAAAGGCTTGACTTCTTTTTGATTAATCAAGGCAGATCTTTCGGTCAAATTTGATGAAATACGATAAAGATTTTCTGCAATATCACCAAGCAGCTCAAGCGAAGGGACGTATCCCATACGCACATTAGCAGAATGATAATCTATATGAATGAGTTTTTTGGATACATTCTTTGTGCTCCAAATCTCCGGATCGTATTCAACAGGGTCAAAACCCACAGCTACAATCAAATCAGCAGTTTCTAGCAGCTGGTCTCCAGGTTGATTTTCAAACAATCCCACTCTTCCAACAAAACAGTCGAGAAGCTCTTTCGAAATCACTCCTGCTCCTTGAAAGGTATTGACCGCAGCAAAACGCGTTTTGGACAGAAAAGAATTAATGGCTTTTGTATTTTGAGGTCGACTAGCTTCTAATCCAAAAAGAAATACGGGATTCTTGGCATCTTGAAGCCATTTAGATGCTTGTTCAATCAAATGATTTGGTGCAGCTCCAATTTCAATACAAGGCACCTTGTTCAAGAGGGTTTGTTGAGTCTTTTCTATCAAGACATCTTGGGGAATACTGATAAAAGTAGCTCCGGAACGCGGGGAAGTCGCAATACGAAATGCGTTTTCCACAACTTCAGGGATATTTTCAACCATTGTAATTTCAAAGCTTTTTTTTGTGGCAACTTCAGTCAATTGCACATTGTTAACGCTTTGATGAGATTCTTTGAGTTTCATTGATCGAGGTACACTACCACCAATTGCAACTATTGGATCGCCTTCTGTGTTTGCTGTTAAAAGCCCTGTGATCAAATTCGAAACGCCCGGTCCCGATGTGACTAAAACAACCCCCGGCTTTCCTGTCAGTCTTCCATAGGAGGCAGCCATAAATGCGGCATTTTGCTCATGGTGACAAAGAATCATTTTAATGGGTGTGTCAATCAGAGCATCGAAAAGTGCGTCGATTTTCGCTCCCGGTATTGCAAAGATATACTCTACACCCTGCTGCACGAGACATTCAGTAAATAGTTTAGCTCCATTCATCTTTCCACCCTTTTTTTTTTATTTCTGAATGCAATTTTTCACTCCAGATACCGTATATATTTCTACTTTCCCAGAAAGGATTTCAGTCCCTTCAATGAAGAGATGGAGTGTTTGATCAACAATTGACGGAACAATCTCTTCAATTTTCTCCACCTTCTTTTTTAGAAGTAGTACATGAGCATGATGTACAAGGAGTGAGCTTGTATCCATAGGATTTTTATATAGAACTGTTTTTAACTCTTCATTAACTTTTTCATGACCCTGAAAATTCGTCATTGCACCCATTACGAATCCATAGACATCTTTGGCCCTTACTTCTGGAAAGGGGTAGTAACTGCTTTTATGAAGAAATATATCTTTCCCATCAATAGGCGCTTTGCCAATTGCAACTCCATGGAAAGTTGAAAAGTGGAAAATACCCCCAAATGCCAATGGATATAATACCTTTCCATATAACTCATTGTAAAAGTCAATCATGGCTTTTTTTTCGTGAATTTCCACTTGATAGGCCGGAAGAGCATCTAAAGGGACTATAAAAATCCCGCCTGTAGTAAATTCTTGCCCGCTAATTGTCTGTCCATACTCTAAAGAAGTTGCGTCTGCTGATGTTGCGTAACAATAACCGTTTACAATTACCGACTCTCCAAGAGATGGGATAGATTTAGGAGTAGCCATCTCAAATGCCATTTTAAAATCATTTGCATTATAGCGTTTTGAGGTCACTTCTTCCGGAAGAACTGCACGAATTACATCAACAACAGTTCCTATATGTCCTAGCTCAGATGGACCATCACCTGTTTTATGAATATATATACCCATTTACCTCTCTTAAATAAAAAGGCTGCAAATCGCCCTTTGCCAATTTTTTCTTTATATCACTTCATTAGATATCTACAATTAATTTTTAATTTAATCCAGTCAAAAGTTCTGAAATAGCGCCCAACCACCTCCATAGTTTTAGGCGAGGCATTTTGAGATGGATTGGGAGAAGCCTTTAGCTTCTCCCTTTGCATTTTCGCGCGGCCCCAAGGCTAGGCCAAAAGTGCAATCCCCTCAAATTCCCTCCACCTAAACCCATGGAGGCCAGAAAAAAATTCATTCCCTCTTTCTATTTCTCACCAGTTCCATGTATCCTCCTTCAATTAAATCCAGAATACACGATGTTATATTTTTCTCATCTTTCTTAGAAAAAGGAGGATAAGCAATATAATCTCGTCCCATTCCATCAAAAATCACATAGGCGATTATTTTCCCTTTTTGATAGGCCACTTGCATCCCTCTGAAGTCATCAGTAACCTGCCCACACCAGTAATCGACAAGAACATACTCTCCTTGATTTCTCTCCACACTGATGGCAATCGTATCCGCCACTTCACCATATTTTACATCTCTAATAGTTCTCATATCGTTTTCATCGACTAATTTTCTCTGAACAATCTGCTCATAGATATTCGATGGTAGATGTTTCTGGTATATGTTGTGCGAGAATGCAGTTGTTGTAAGAATAGAAAAAAGGACTAACCATTTCATTAAAAACTCCTGTTGAAGCAACAAATGCTAAGGCTTTGTTTTGCCTGTGTAAAGGAGAAAGTTCTGAAATAGCAGGTATGACCCATAATGGGTACATTGATCATCTTAAGGATTAAAGCCTATCTCAAACTCTTATCTTTTTGAGAGTATTTTCCCCTCTACATTTGTCAGAATCTTAATCGTTTCTTCCTGCATTTCACCTTCTATCGTGAAGGGCTGGAATGAACCCCATGAGTTTTCTTGATAAAGTTGATCTCCAAATTCGGGCTTTTGACCACATGGCCAACCATAACAATAATGTAAATTATGAGAAGAGGGTTGCAATATCTCGGCGCTAACGGTGCCCCATGGTAATGGGTAGTCGGGACTATTCTTATGTTTAGTGCCGTGATTACATATAGAAAAACCCCAAGCTTCAAGCAATGGATTTGATTCCGGATCACGCCCTCTATTAGCATGATCAGAAAGTATTTGAGAAATCACTCTTATATCAATCTTTCCTTGCCACTTTTTACAAAGTTCTTGCCCACGCTCTAAGCGCCACCCATTGTTATTGTCGGGATTATTCGCAATTGCTTTGGGATCATTATATTTTACGAAATTCTTTGACTGATAACAATTAACAGCAAATATTGCCCCAGGTTTTTCTTTCGAATATTGGCTGACTACTTCAATACCAAAGCTCCCCGCTTCAAGGTGAGCTATCGCACCTTCACTATCTGCCAGAAATACTGAAAAAGGGGGGGTAACAGCATCTACGCTCAGAAATAGCCTGATTGCTTCTTCTACATTCCTACACCGATCCATTAATTGCTTTGTCAATAATGAGAAAGAAATAGGGTGAGATCTTTTAGTCAGTGAATGAGTTTCAAAAAGTATTGCGCATGTAAAGGATAACCCAGCAGCATTCACTCCCCTTGAAGTATCTCCCTCTTGGCAGAAATATCCCCTGTCAGCAAAAGAAGGTGGCCTTGTAACCGCAAGCTCAGTACCTACATGAGTAAAACCTACCCGAGGACGCATAATACGAACAAAAGTGCGAACATCATAAGGATCATCACTTACGCTCCCAAGTAAAGCTTCTCCATTCACCGTATAGGCATTTCCCGTTACACCAATTAAAAAACATCCCATATCCTATCCATTTTTGATCAAAAAAATACCAAAGGGTTTATTAGAGTCAATTTTTTAAAAGGAAAGCTAACGCAATAAGATAAAGCTGTCCAATCAAAAGTTCTAAAATAGCATCTCTCCGCCTCCAATCAAAATTAAGGCTTCAGTTTCACAACTGAAGCCTTTTGTTTTTAGTGAGATACAACACGAAATTCACATACAAAAAAAATCTTTAACGACAACTGCGAGGCGCTCTGGTTGATCATAGGGAATCCCATGACCTGCTTCAGCAATCTGCGTGACCTTCAAATACTGATTGAGTCTAGCAAGTTCTGCAGCTGCTTCAACAGAGATTGCTGCACCAACACCGCCTAGGACGAGCAAACTAGGAATATCAAGGGCTTTGATTAATTGCCTGTAATCAGGATTCGGTGGCATCAAAATTCCAAAGGCTTTTGGGCTAGTTTGATATCTTGCTTGCACTAAGAGCTCAACGAGCTCACTTGAACGGTGAGGGCGCTTCATGCGCATTTCAGCCAAAAAATCTTCTCTTGGTTGATTGAGAATTTGGCAATGCTGAGCCGCAACATCGCTCTCATAAACTTCTCTTTGGCGCTTTGGCGTCAAAAAAGTTGGATCGACTAAAATAAGTCCTTTCAATTGCTTAGAATTTTGGTTCGCTACAACTGCCGCCGTCATGCCCCCCATAGAGTGCCCAAGTACGATTGGATTAGAGATACTAAGGGCTTCAATAAGACCTAAAACATCAGCAGCAAGACTGTCATAACTATAGCCTTGTTCAGGGATACTGGAACGACCATGCCCCCGAGCATCCGGCATAATGACATCATAATCTTCTTCTAATGCTTTTGCTAGCGGAAGCCAGCAAGATCCATTTCCTATAAGCCCGTGTAGCAAAATAATAGAAGGTTTGTTGCCACCGGTTCTGAGATAATGTATGTTAATTTCATTTGCTTCACAAAGCCCAGTTGTCCATTTATCCATAAAATGAAATCACCAATCTTTTTTAGGGATTTGTTCAAAATTTTCTTTTTTAATGGTACGCAAATTTTCTATACTCTCATGGACATAAAAAGAATCATAAGCAAAATTCTTTACGAAGATATAGCCATTTGCAAATAAAAGAGCATTAAGTTCCGGAGTGGGTCTTTCAATAGTCATAGCTAAAAAAATATACTTATCAAAGGGGAAATTCCTCAAGATCCTCGTTTCAGAGCCTTCGACATCCAAACTCAGGTAGTCGATTACGTGAGGAGCATTGTACTTATCGAGAATTTGTTCCAATGTTAATGTATTGCATTTCATAATACGTCTATTTTTACGCGCTTGAACAATTTGTTTTTTACGAATAGCTACGCAATTATCCGTATCATCATCAACAATTCCCCCTAGCATCATATTGTCATAGCGGAATTCAACGCTATGATTCACCCCATCTACTACAGAAGAATCAAGAATAACGGAGCGTATTTTTTTTAACTTAGCAAAAAATTTTGGATTGGGCTCAATACATATCCCTTTCCAGTTTAAATGTTTTTCTAAATTATAGGTGTTATTTAAGCTGATTCCATCAGCCGCCGCAAGATCAACAAAAAAACCGTTTTTTTTATAATTGAAAACTTCTTCAATGATCCACCTATCTTGATCTTTTTGTGATATAAATTTTATAGGGGTAGCATGAACACATATATTGATCAAAACAAAGAAACAGAAACTAAAAATCCTCATAAAAATACCACCTTTCATATCAAAAATTCGGGATGGTAGAGTAAGTGAATGATTAAGTCAAAAAAAAAATATGAGTAAAAAGTCAAAGATGCCAGCAAAGTTCTGAACGCGTCTCTCCACCTCCATTCCGGCCGGGTAAGATCCCGGCCTTTTTATAGAAGGAATTTTTCAGATGCTTGAATCCTTACCCCTTTCTCCCCTCTCAAGTAGGCGTTCTAAATGATCTTCTTGGACATCACTGATCCAATTGTCCTTATCCCAAGAAGAAAGGAAATTTTTATTGATGGGTAATTGCTTTTCCAAGGGACTACCTGCTTGCCATTTTCCTATTAGCTTAGTGAATGGGATTTTAACCGTAAATGGGATATCAGCACATTCACCTACAGAGTAAGGTTGAAAAACTAAAATGAGAAATTCGTGATCCACCACAAATGTCTTAATCAGTTCTTGATCTAGGTGATTACATAATGGATCAGATCCCCTGAAGTAGCTACAATCGCCATGATGCTTGAAAAAGTTTTCGCAATAGCTCCGAAGAAATTCCTTTTGACTGGGTTGCGGAAATAAATCATTTAATGAAATTTCTTTCAGCGATAAACTTAAAGACCCTACCACAAAAATTATTGGAACAGGAAGTGTGTTCGGACATGGTATAGCTGCTGTTGTCCGGGGATTCGCGGGTAAAACTGATGCAGATTTTGGGTGGAGATTTTGCTTTTTGCAAAGGTTCAAATACAATACTGGCTTTTGGTTTTATGAAGGGATTAGGAATTAAAAAGATGTCTATCCTCAATGTTAACAACGCGGATGGTACACTGATTTACGAGGATTTTTGGAAATGAAAAGAGGATTAGTTTTTCTCATTTTTACTTGGGGTGTTTTTATGTCGAATGGAATTGCATTGGAAATTCAACCTGAAAAGACAAAACCGAGGGTTGGTGTCGGAGTGTTTGTATTTAAAGAAGGCAAAGTTCTCCTTGGCAAACGAAAAGGTGCCCATGGCGTAGGTGATTGGGCTCCTCCCGGTGGACATCTTGAATTTGGAGAATCTGTTGAAGATTGTGCAAAACGAGAGCTGAGTGAAGAAACAGGTCTTCATGCACTCTCAGTTCAGACTGGCTCTTGGAGCAATGATGTCATTGATGGGAGTAAACACTACATTACCCTTTTTGCTGTAGTCGATCAATTTGAAGGAGAGCCCGAATTGCTCGAACCTCAGAAATGTGAAGAATGGCAATGGTTTTCTATGGACGCGTTGCCGAGTCCACTGTTTCTCCCAGCAAATGCTTTTTTTTCAGAATACAAATCTTCTCGACTTAAAGCCCCTCATACCCATTGAAGCGGCGCACCAAAAGTTTGAGAATATGAAGCCAAAGTATCCCGTCAAGCATTGTAAGGGAAAAGGGACAGCGCATAAGCGGCATCTGCCATAATCTCGACTTTGTAACTTTTTGGGCCCGCCTGCCGCGGTCTTTGCTCTCGGACGCTCGACCTATGGTCGAACTGGGAGATTATTAAAATTTTAATGCGTCAATTCTGAACAAAAAACCGATAAGCCTCGATATTTATCCGGCAATTCGCTAGAATTATCCTTTTTTGGATTCGTTTGACATATGAATCTGATGTTCATTCAATAAAACTTTTAAATCGATGGATTTTTATGTCATTTGATTCCCTTGGGCTATCGAGCCCCCTAGTTGATGCCGTTTCCGAGCAAGGTTATGAAACGCCTACGCCTATTCAAGCAAAAGCCATCCCTCTAATTCTCGAAGGGCGCGATATCATGGGAGCCGCTCAGACAGGCACCGGAAAAACAGCCTCTTTTACCCTCCCCCTCCTCCAGCTTGTCAGCGAGCGTGCCGAAAAGCACGGAGATTGCCGCGTCCGCGCCCTGATCCTAACTCCCACTAGAGAACTGGCTGCTCAAGTCGGCAATAGCGTTAAAACCTACGGCAAGCATCTTTTTTTAAAATCGACGGTTATTTTCGGCGGAGTCCGCATTGGATCACAGATTTCAAAGCTGCGTCAAGGTGTAGACGTCATCATCGCCACACCCGGCCGCCTCCTTGATCTCATCAATCAAAAAGCAGTTGATCTCCGTGATGTCGGCATCCTTGTCCTTGATGAAGCCGATCGCATGCTCGACATGGGTTTTGTCCACGACATCAAAAAAATCATAACCCACCTGCCTCAAAAACGACAGAATTTGCTCTTTTCAGCAACTTTTTCCAAAGAAATCAAAAAACTCGCCGATAAACTCCTAAACTCGCCTGCCCTCATTGAAACATCACGTGTTAACAGCACCTCAGAGCAAATTAAGCAGATCATTCACCCCGTTGACCGCACTTCTAAGACAGCGCTACTGACTCATCTTATCAATTCACAAAACTGGGGCCAAGCGCTTGTCTTCACACGGACAAAGCACGGAGCTAACCGCCTGACGGAACAACTCGAAAAAAATGGAATCAATGCAGCTGCTATCCATGGCAATAAAAGCCAAACGGCACGGGTTAAAGCTCTATCGAGTTTTAAAAACGGCACCTTGCGCATCCTTGTAGCGACTGATATTGCTGCGCGAGGACTCGACATCGATCAACTCCCCCATGTTGTCAATTTTGAACTCCCCACAGTCGCTGAAGATTATGTTCACCGCATTGGACGCACAGGGCGCGCCGGCAACGAAGGGAAAGCTCTCTCTCTTGTCTGTATTGATGAACACCAACTGCTTAAAAATATTGAGCAGCTGATCAAATGTGAACTACCCAAAGTCATTGTCCCCGGCTATGCACCCGATCCCTCTATTAAAGAGCAGCCCATTCAAAAAAGAAGCTTCTCCTCCCCTCGTTTTCAAAGAAAAGATCAAAAAACTCCTAGCCGGCCCTCGGGTCCCTTCAAAAAAAACAGAGGGAAATTTCCCCCTCGAAGCACACATCGCCGCTCCAAATAAAAACCATTCCTCTTTGAGGTCTTTTTATTGGGTGAGTGATTCATATGGTCTTGACTTTCTAAAAATTCCAACTCTTGAATCACTCCCGGTATAGAATCAGTGTCTTATCAGTCCAAAAATTAGAGATACAAGAAATAGTACAACAAATATAAAAAATAGAACTTTAGCAATTTGAATTGCTACACCCTCTACGCCTCTAAAACCAAAAATACCTGCGATAATTGCAATAAGCAAGAAAATAGCTGCCCAAATCAACATATATCCCCCTTTTCTTTCTTTGACT contains:
- the alsS gene encoding acetolactate synthase AlsS, translating into MNGAKLFTECLVQQGVEYIFAIPGAKIDALFDALIDTPIKMILCHHEQNAAFMAASYGRLTGKPGVVLVTSGPGVSNLITGLLTANTEGDPIVAIGGSVPRSMKLKESHQSVNNVQLTEVATKKSFEITMVENIPEVVENAFRIATSPRSGATFISIPQDVLIEKTQQTLLNKVPCIEIGAAPNHLIEQASKWLQDAKNPVFLFGLEASRPQNTKAINSFLSKTRFAAVNTFQGAGVISKELLDCFVGRVGLFENQPGDQLLETADLIVAVGFDPVEYDPEIWSTKNVSKKLIHIDYHSANVRMGYVPSLELLGDIAENLYRISSNLTERSALINQKEVKPLQEKLIEVQNMEAEISGVKVHPLRFISDLHKAIDEETIVIGDVGTHYMWLARYFYTYRPHHLLFSNGQQTLGVSLPWAIAAKLAKPKQKVISISGDGGFCFSAMELETAVREKIHFVHCIWVDHAYDMVKQQQLMKYNRETVVEFGKIDFVKFAESFGAYGFRVNDSEELLPILQKAIHLDGPVIIEVPINYSENAELFKKMGSNFLH
- a CDS encoding C45 family peptidase translates to MGCFLIGVTGNAYTVNGEALLGSVSDDPYDVRTFVRIMRPRVGFTHVGTELAVTRPPSFADRGYFCQEGDTSRGVNAAGLSFTCAILFETHSLTKRSHPISFSLLTKQLMDRCRNVEEAIRLFLSVDAVTPPFSVFLADSEGAIAHLEAGSFGIEVVSQYSKEKPGAIFAVNCYQSKNFVKYNDPKAIANNPDNNNGWRLERGQELCKKWQGKIDIRVISQILSDHANRGRDPESNPLLEAWGFSICNHGTKHKNSPDYPLPWGTVSAEILQPSSHNLHYCYGWPCGQKPEFGDQLYQENSWGSFQPFTIEGEMQEETIKILTNVEGKILSKR
- a CDS encoding alpha/beta hydrolase, giving the protein MDKWTTGLCEANEINIHYLRTGGNKPSIILLHGLIGNGSCWLPLAKALEEDYDVIMPDARGHGRSSIPEQGYSYDSLAADVLGLIEALSISNPIVLGHSMGGMTAAVVANQNSKQLKGLILVDPTFLTPKRQREVYESDVAAQHCQILNQPREDFLAEMRMKRPHRSSELVELLVQARYQTSPKAFGILMPPNPDYRQLIKALDIPSLLVLGGVGAAISVEAAAELARLNQYLKVTQIAEAGHGIPYDQPERLAVVVKDFFCM
- a CDS encoding FkbM family methyltransferase; amino-acid sequence: MRIFSFCFFVLINICVHATPIKFISQKDQDRWIIEEVFNYKKNGFFVDLAAADGISLNNTYNLEKHLNWKGICIEPNPKFFAKLKKIRSVILDSSVVDGVNHSVEFRYDNMMLGGIVDDDTDNCVAIRKKQIVQARKNRRIMKCNTLTLEQILDKYNAPHVIDYLSLDVEGSETRILRNFPFDKYIFLAMTIERPTPELNALLFANGYIFVKNFAYDSFYVHESIENLRTIKKENFEQIPKKDW
- a CDS encoding NUDIX domain-containing protein → MSNGIALEIQPEKTKPRVGVGVFVFKEGKVLLGKRKGAHGVGDWAPPGGHLEFGESVEDCAKRELSEETGLHALSVQTGSWSNDVIDGSKHYITLFAVVDQFEGEPELLEPQKCEEWQWFSMDALPSPLFLPANAFFSEYKSSRLKAPHTH
- a CDS encoding DEAD/DEAH box helicase, whose product is MSFDSLGLSSPLVDAVSEQGYETPTPIQAKAIPLILEGRDIMGAAQTGTGKTASFTLPLLQLVSERAEKHGDCRVRALILTPTRELAAQVGNSVKTYGKHLFLKSTVIFGGVRIGSQISKLRQGVDVIIATPGRLLDLINQKAVDLRDVGILVLDEADRMLDMGFVHDIKKIITHLPQKRQNLLFSATFSKEIKKLADKLLNSPALIETSRVNSTSEQIKQIIHPVDRTSKTALLTHLINSQNWGQALVFTRTKHGANRLTEQLEKNGINAAAIHGNKSQTARVKALSSFKNGTLRILVATDIAARGLDIDQLPHVVNFELPTVAEDYVHRIGRTGRAGNEGKALSLVCIDEHQLLKNIEQLIKCELPKVIVPGYAPDPSIKEQPIQKRSFSSPRFQRKDQKTPSRPSGPFKKNRGKFPPRSTHRRSK
- a CDS encoding DUF1328 domain-containing protein, which codes for MLIWAAIFLLIAIIAGIFGFRGVEGVAIQIAKVLFFIFVVLFLVSLIFGLIRH